From a region of the Paenibacillus lutimineralis genome:
- the sleB gene encoding spore cortex-lytic enzyme, which yields MIKAKIWYAAGLVLLLFGIGFGIYHLIQTNDVKANQEVPKQAVPVFSEQVINYGAFGQDVYELQGRLAFLGFYYGKIDSKFGDKTRDSLKWFQSEFGLKVDGLAGPKTKLMLWKATKQWKPGMESNQETGKETAKTPAKAPEKAKTESEELSPSNAMGLSQNDLNIMANAVYGESRGEPFEGQVAVAAVILNRVKSPSFPNTVSGVIFQPGAFTAVADGQIWLTPNETAKKAVQQALNGWDPSGGCLYYFNPETATSKWIWTRPQVKTIGKHIFCM from the coding sequence ATGATAAAAGCGAAAATATGGTATGCCGCCGGTTTAGTGCTGCTTTTATTCGGCATCGGGTTTGGGATATATCATTTAATCCAGACCAACGATGTAAAGGCAAATCAAGAGGTCCCCAAGCAGGCCGTGCCTGTATTTAGTGAACAGGTTATCAACTATGGCGCATTTGGACAGGATGTGTACGAGCTTCAAGGCCGTCTGGCTTTTTTGGGTTTTTATTACGGGAAGATCGACAGTAAATTCGGAGATAAGACCCGGGATTCCTTAAAGTGGTTCCAATCTGAGTTCGGACTCAAGGTGGATGGTTTAGCAGGTCCGAAAACGAAGCTTATGCTATGGAAAGCAACCAAGCAATGGAAGCCAGGTATGGAATCCAACCAAGAAACGGGCAAGGAGACGGCCAAGACTCCGGCAAAGGCACCAGAGAAAGCGAAGACTGAAAGTGAGGAGCTATCGCCATCCAATGCGATGGGACTTTCACAAAATGATCTGAACATTATGGCGAATGCTGTCTATGGTGAGTCGCGCGGAGAGCCGTTTGAAGGTCAGGTTGCTGTTGCCGCTGTCATTCTGAATCGGGTCAAATCGCCAAGCTTCCCGAATACCGTCTCAGGGGTTATCTTCCAGCCAGGGGCCTTTACAGCGGTTGCTGACGGACAAATCTGGCTGACGCCGAACGAGACCGCGAAGAAGGCGGTTCAGCAAGCATTGAATGGTTGGGACCCTTCTGGAGGCTGCCTCTATTATTTCAATCCAGAGACAGCAACTTCTAAATGGATCTGGACCAGACCGCAGGTTAAGACGATTGGAAAGCATATTTTCTGCATGTAA
- a CDS encoding FtsK/SpoIIIE family DNA translocase translates to MAQKRKKKKKAVAIGNLLKYEIYGIILITLSIIALSGEAAVGRTLSKMSALLLGKFYFVIPLIGIYVGLAVMINRKWPSRWTTRRSGGLLAVLALALMSTLISMQQRLEPIVPLTFGNILSQIHIDLRTSLFQPTSVDMGFSMLNLNISGGYIGGIEFALLFSLFGMAGATLIMIVMLAISFMLITGLSYVDIVRLLRGRLGELSKQMGEKVRMLRPVPVKNRNRREAKPVTVSPSEDIEEDNAGYMLAEEEQQSPPKKKPVFFQLFGYKGSAATQTKAVNDNYINEDQQTEPLESESSQGINWNELKYEGQQNGDLATEDRGPIIRDFFDNIQRESRLQDEEEAMEGDFEAFDHGATWPEEEGSVPDPFAEENEVANLDEIDSSLEAEASSGEQETETDVPIAPPKPAPKPYKLPSFRLLSKPAGSGKAGDQADYMQTARKLEATLESFGVRARVLEVVRGPAVTRYEVQPDIGVKVSRIVNLTDDIALALAAKDIRMEAPIPGKSAIGIEVPNNEVSLVTMREVMETPTFMNSEARLTIAFGRDISGQTIVGNLAKMPHLLVAGATGSGKSVCINGIITSILYKAKPDEVKFMMVDPKMVELNVYNGIPHLLTPVVTDPRRASLALKKIVVEMEKRYELFSKSGARNIEGYNQMMQDNPEAVLPYIVVIVDELADLMMVAANDVEDAIARLAQMARAAGIHLIIATQRPSVDVITGVIKANIPSRIAFGVSSQVDSRTILDMAGAEKLLGRGDMLYMPMGASKPIRVQGAFMSDQEVETIVSYVRTQGQAEYDESLVPEIDEESTQPEEVLDELYDQAVQIVLEAKQASVSLLQRRMRVGYTRAARLIDSMEARGIVGPYEGSKPREVLLTMEQFKMNNNKISS, encoded by the coding sequence TTGGCACAAAAAAGGAAGAAGAAAAAGAAGGCTGTTGCCATAGGCAATTTGCTAAAATATGAAATTTATGGGATCATCCTGATTACACTATCTATAATAGCGCTGTCCGGCGAAGCCGCGGTAGGAAGAACATTATCCAAGATGTCGGCTCTCTTGCTGGGCAAGTTCTATTTCGTGATTCCTTTAATAGGTATTTATGTTGGACTAGCCGTCATGATCAATCGCAAATGGCCGTCCCGCTGGACGACTAGACGCAGCGGGGGCCTGCTTGCTGTGCTTGCGCTCGCTCTGATGAGCACTCTAATCTCCATGCAGCAAAGGCTGGAACCGATCGTTCCGCTGACTTTCGGCAATATTTTGAGCCAGATTCATATCGATCTGCGTACTTCATTGTTCCAGCCAACATCGGTTGATATGGGCTTCAGTATGCTGAATCTAAATATCAGTGGGGGGTATATCGGCGGTATAGAATTTGCTCTGCTCTTTTCCCTATTTGGCATGGCTGGAGCTACGCTGATCATGATCGTCATGCTGGCGATCAGCTTCATGCTGATTACTGGCTTATCCTATGTGGATATCGTTCGTCTGCTGCGTGGCAGATTAGGGGAGCTTAGCAAACAGATGGGTGAGAAAGTGCGAATGCTGCGCCCTGTTCCCGTGAAGAACCGGAATCGGCGGGAGGCTAAGCCGGTGACAGTATCGCCAAGTGAGGATATAGAGGAAGACAATGCAGGTTATATGTTGGCTGAAGAGGAACAACAGTCTCCACCGAAGAAGAAACCGGTATTTTTTCAGTTATTTGGTTATAAAGGCAGTGCTGCAACCCAGACTAAGGCTGTGAATGATAATTACATAAATGAAGATCAGCAGACTGAACCATTAGAATCAGAATCAAGTCAAGGCATTAACTGGAATGAATTGAAATATGAAGGCCAGCAGAATGGAGACCTTGCTACTGAGGATAGAGGACCTATCATTCGTGATTTCTTTGACAATATTCAGCGGGAGAGTCGTCTGCAAGATGAGGAAGAAGCCATGGAGGGAGACTTTGAAGCCTTCGATCATGGGGCGACTTGGCCTGAAGAGGAGGGAAGTGTTCCTGATCCTTTTGCTGAAGAGAATGAGGTAGCGAACTTGGATGAGATTGACTCTAGTCTTGAGGCGGAAGCCTCCTCTGGAGAACAGGAAACCGAAACGGATGTACCGATTGCACCGCCAAAGCCTGCACCGAAGCCATATAAGTTGCCATCGTTCCGGTTGCTCTCGAAGCCTGCCGGATCGGGCAAAGCCGGCGATCAGGCGGATTATATGCAGACAGCTCGTAAACTTGAAGCTACGTTGGAGAGCTTCGGGGTACGCGCACGTGTGCTTGAGGTGGTAAGGGGGCCTGCCGTAACCCGTTATGAAGTTCAACCTGATATCGGCGTTAAGGTTAGCCGGATTGTCAATCTGACCGATGATATTGCGCTTGCACTTGCTGCCAAAGATATTCGCATGGAAGCACCGATTCCAGGTAAATCTGCGATTGGTATTGAAGTACCGAATAATGAAGTATCTCTTGTCACGATGCGTGAAGTTATGGAGACGCCGACCTTTATGAATTCGGAGGCTAGATTAACGATTGCCTTTGGTCGCGATATTTCGGGACAGACTATCGTTGGCAATCTAGCCAAAATGCCGCACTTGCTCGTTGCCGGAGCTACTGGTTCAGGTAAATCGGTATGTATTAACGGGATCATCACAAGTATTCTTTACAAAGCCAAGCCGGATGAAGTCAAGTTTATGATGGTTGACCCGAAAATGGTTGAGCTTAATGTATATAACGGTATTCCTCATCTGCTTACTCCGGTAGTTACCGACCCACGACGCGCTTCGCTAGCGCTGAAGAAGATCGTTGTTGAGATGGAGAAGCGCTATGAGTTGTTCTCCAAATCGGGGGCCCGCAATATCGAAGGTTATAACCAAATGATGCAAGATAATCCCGAGGCGGTACTACCATATATCGTCGTCATCGTGGACGAGCTTGCCGATTTGATGATGGTTGCTGCGAATGATGTGGAGGATGCAATTGCACGTCTCGCACAAATGGCTCGGGCTGCGGGCATTCATCTAATTATTGCTACACAACGGCCCTCGGTTGACGTTATTACCGGGGTGATTAAGGCAAATATTCCATCGCGGATTGCCTTCGGGGTCTCCTCACAGGTCGATTCCCGTACTATTCTGGATATGGCCGGTGCTGAGAAACTGCTCGGTCGCGGTGATATGCTGTACATGCCGATGGGAGCATCGAAGCCAATCCGCGTTCAGGGAGCATTCATGAGCGATCAAGAAGTCGAGACGATCGTCTCTTATGTGAGGACTCAAGGCCAAGCTGAATATGATGAGAGCCTGGTTCCGGAAATCGATGAGGAATCGACACAGCCGGAAGAGGTTCTCGATGAATTATATGATCAAGCGGTGCAGATTGTCCTGGAGGCGAAGCAGGCCTCGGTATCGCTCCTGCAGCGGAGAATGCGCGTCGGTTATACTCGGGCCGCAAGATTGATCGATTCGATGGAAGCGCGGGGGATCGTAGGTCCTTATGAAGGAAGTAAACCACGGGAAGTGCTGCTTACGATGGAGCAATTCAAAATGAATAATAACAAGATCTCATCTTAG
- a CDS encoding YlzJ-like family protein, with amino-acid sequence MTHYTIMPEEEYWAQPEVQEMYTELEMGGVLMQVRMEQGNRATIVRLLRCNLEDYLNPRLAPGQQIVYLPALFN; translated from the coding sequence ATGACGCATTATACCATTATGCCTGAAGAGGAGTATTGGGCGCAGCCTGAGGTTCAGGAGATGTATACGGAGCTTGAGATGGGGGGCGTTCTAATGCAGGTCCGGATGGAACAGGGGAATCGAGCAACGATCGTCAGATTGCTGCGCTGTAATCTTGAAGATTATTTGAATCCGCGGCTCGCTCCCGGACAGCAAATCGTCTATTTACCAGCCTTGTTTAACTAA
- a CDS encoding ClpP family protease — protein MHRHSEVSVRQETEPGEKPEVQQPMPGDKPDVTDMIQQLGQTAVPTPGESNIYCLTIIGQIEGHLVLPPQNKTTKYEHLIPQLVAAEQNPKIEGLLIILNTVGGDVEAGLAIAEMIASLTKPTVTVVIGGGHSIGVPIAVASNYSLIAESATMTIHPIRMTGLVIGVPQTFEYIEKMQERVVRFVTSHSNITDHTFKELMFKTGELNRDIGTSVGGNDAVKYGLIDGVGGIGEGLLQLNSLIDSRRKTAQGGPKQ, from the coding sequence ATGCATAGACATAGTGAAGTATCAGTGCGTCAGGAGACGGAGCCAGGGGAAAAGCCAGAGGTACAACAGCCGATGCCAGGGGATAAACCCGATGTAACTGATATGATCCAGCAGCTTGGTCAAACGGCTGTACCAACTCCAGGAGAGTCCAACATATATTGCTTAACGATTATCGGCCAGATCGAAGGTCATCTTGTGCTGCCTCCGCAGAATAAGACGACAAAGTATGAGCATTTGATTCCGCAATTGGTTGCAGCTGAACAAAATCCGAAGATTGAGGGTTTGCTCATCATTTTAAATACGGTCGGCGGTGATGTGGAAGCAGGGCTCGCTATCGCCGAGATGATCGCTTCCCTCACGAAACCAACGGTCACCGTCGTTATTGGAGGCGGGCATAGTATTGGTGTACCTATTGCTGTTGCTTCTAATTATTCACTGATCGCTGAGAGTGCGACGATGACTATTCATCCGATCCGTATGACCGGACTCGTAATCGGTGTTCCTCAGACGTTCGAGTACATCGAGAAAATGCAGGAGCGAGTCGTCCGCTTCGTAACGTCGCATTCTAATATTACTGATCACACGTTCAAGGAGCTGATGTTCAAGACGGGCGAGCTTAATCGGGACATCGGGACATCGGTTGGAGGAAATGATGCGGTCAAGTATGGCCTGATTGACGGAGTTGGGGGGATCGGCGAAGGTTTGCTTCAATTAAACAGTCTGATCGATTCGCGAAGAAAGACTGCTCAAGGAGGACCGAAGCAATGA